In one Platichthys flesus chromosome 3, fPlaFle2.1, whole genome shotgun sequence genomic region, the following are encoded:
- the ccnh gene encoding cyclin-H, protein MFHNSSQKKYWIFPSEDEVEHKRSKANQKVRSKIQESVKHGVSDSMLLERHEEDVLFRHYEKRLLDFCNVFKPVMPKSVVGTAIMYFKRFYMNNSIMEYHPRIIMLTCAYLSCKVDEFNVSSTQFVGNLVQESPAGQERVLEQILEFELLLIQQLHFHLVVHNPYRPMEGLLIDIKTRYPTLENPESLRKNADDFLTQAAMTDVGLLFPPSQIALTAILNSASRASLSMESYLNECLGLKGDKESLSKMYDSMRRMKTLLKKYEFPKAEVVNVCKQKLERIHAEFGISSNKRKRGYEEDGHVAKEARLAEEEEWTDEDLI, encoded by the exons ATGTTCCACAACAGCTCCCAGAAGAAGTACTGGATCTTCCCCAGTGAGGACGAGGTGGAGCACAAGAGAAGTAAAGCGAACCAGAAAGTGCGCAGCAAGATACAGGAGAGTGTGAAG caCGGGGTCAGTGACTCCATGCTCCTGGAGCGTCATGAGGAAGACGTGTTATTCAGACACTATGAGAAGAGGCTGCTGGATTTCTGCAACGTCTTCAAACCGGTCATGCCCAAGTCTGTGGTG GGTACAGCCATCATGTACTTCAAAAGATTCTACATGAACAACTCCATCATGGAGTACCACCCTCGGATCATCAT GCTCACCTGTGCATACCTGTCCTGCAAGGTGGATGAGTTCAACGTGTCCAGCACCCAGTTTGTGGGGAACCTGGTGCAGGAGAGCCCGGCAGGACAGGAACGAGTCCTGGAGCAGATCCTGGAGTTCGAGCTGCTGCTAATCCAACAGCTCCACTTCCACCTGGTGGTGCACAACCCCTACAGGCCCATGGAGGGTCTGCTCATCGACATCAAG ACGAGATACCCCACGCTGGAGAATCCGGAGTCACTGAGGAAGAATGCGGACGACTTTCTGACACAGGCGGCCATGACAGACGTAGGGCTGCTGTTCCCTCCGTCTCAAATCGCTCTGACAGCCATTCTGAACAGCGCCTCCAGAGCCAGTCTCAGCATGGAGAG CTACCTGAACGAATGCCTGGGACTGAAAGGGGACAAAGAGTCTCTGTCAAAGATGTACGACTCAATGAGAC GGATGAAAACCCTCCTGAAGAAGTATGAATTTCCCAAAGCGGAGGTGGTGAACGTTTGCAAACAGAAGCTGGAGAGGATTCACGCTGAATTTGGCATCTCAAGCAA caaACGAAAGAGAGGATACGAAGAAGATGGCCACGTAGCTAAAGAAGCccgtttggcagaagag GAGGAGTGGACAGATGAAGACCTGATCTGA